The following proteins are co-located in the Apium graveolens cultivar Ventura chromosome 5, ASM990537v1, whole genome shotgun sequence genome:
- the LOC141659559 gene encoding LOW QUALITY PROTEIN: protein NLP9-like (The sequence of the model RefSeq protein was modified relative to this genomic sequence to represent the inferred CDS: inserted 1 base in 1 codon), with product MNAADSKTSYSSTEDPFNSIEDMMNFDTYXGWCTSPSTSDKIPDSCSLLPLSGDCMALDPLSFAQESFESFCDNDNDVRNSVCATKTIMFEQDVPKFDFPVNFVDKDDGHAIKSSSCQQNNNTDIENCIIARPFQPPLEERMFKALSLFMQSSGDGILAQLWVPVKDGDRLKLSTCEQPCLLDNMLARYREISRRFTFATEVEPGLSLGLPGRVYTSKIPEWTSNVGYYSKNEYLRVQHAVENEVRGLVAIPIFSGNPGETSCFAVLELVSLKEKDNYDLEMENVCNALQAVDLRSTAPPRFSPQFLSNNHRAALAEINDVLQTICHSYGLPLALTWIPCTYNNHGSGDNIHIIRVKGEKIKSNEKCILCIVDTACYVNERETEGFVHACGEHYLEEGQGTAGKALMSNHPYFFSDVKGFDINDYPLVHHARKFRLNGAVAIRLRSSYTRNDDYILEFFLPPAMTSITEQQLLMNNLANTMQSICRSLRRVSETELHQGLLTNSPKVVLTGTQQELIDDHIYASHEIHTTGSPAQQATRSKRVTEKKRSSSERNVSLTVLQQYFSGSLKDAAKCIGVCPTTLKRICRQHGISRWPSRKINKVNRSLKKIQTVLNSVEGVEGGLKIDPNTGSVVTSGSTFENFGASETFLFPDKIFDPKSYEMVENIVVVPPTSSLSDGKNNVVKVKNIEQCTSENQMRSPCLQNWKRDNNSGIMFSDWLDNSNMAEPDGKPISPNMVYGGGLENTLVGSYFSKEDSKICGLNSGDIKLEKYDSPVKCHSSSSIATNEMYNNASINSSKDDGERLVEFNQPATSSMTESSNASMTHGSSSTSPDYGERESSKTQICETNSRITVKATFKEDTIRFKFDPYLGCFQLYEEIAKRFKIPPGSFQLKYMDDEKEWVIMENESDMLECLEILNFMGTRNIKFQVFDAASIMGSCGSSSNFVMGSL from the exons ATGAATGCTGCGGATAGTAAGACAAGCTATTCGAGTACGGAGGACCCGTTTAATAGTATTGAAGATATGATGAATTTTGATACAT GCGGCTGGTGCACTAGCCCCTCGACTTCAGATAAGATTCCTGATTCTTGTTCGCTCCTCCCTTTATCTGGGGATTGCATGGCCTTAGATCCATTGAGCTTTGCTCAAGAAAGTTTTGAAAGCTTTTGTGATAATGATAATGATGTTAGAAATTCGGTTTGTGCCACTAAAACAATTATGTTTGAGCAGGATGTTCCTAAGTTTGATTTTCCGGTTAATTTTGTTGACAAAGATGATGGTCATGCCATAAAAAGTAGTTCTTGTCAACAAAACAACAATACCGACATTGAAAATTGCATTATTGCTCGACCCTTTCAACCACCACTTGAAGAAAGGATGTTTAAGGCATTGTCTTTATTTATGCAATCATCTGGAGATGGAATTTTGGCACAACTTTGGGTTCCTGTGAAAGACGGTGATCGTTTGAAGTTAAGCACCTGTGAACAGCCGTGCTTACTTGATAATATGTTGGCTAGATATAGAGAAATATCTAGAAGATTTACCTTCGCAACAGAGGTTGAACCAGGGTTATCACTTGGGCTTCCTGGCCGTGTATATACGTCCAAGATACCCGAGTGGACATCAAATGTTGGATACTATAGTAAGAATGAATACCTTCGAGTACAACATGCTGTTGAAAATGAAGTCCGTGGATTAGTTGCTATACCTATTTTTAGTGGCAATCCTGGTGAGACATCTTGTTTCGCTGTGCTGGAACTAGTTTCTTTGAAAGAAAAGGACAATTATGATTTAGAAATGGAAAATGTTTGCAATGCCCTCCAG GCTGTGGATTTGAGGAGCACTGCCCCTCCTCGATTTAGTCCTCAG TTTTTATCAAATAATCACAGAGCTGCTTTGGCAGAGATAAATGATGTCTTACAGACTATATGTCATTCATATGGGTTGCCACTTGCTTTGACATGGATTCCATGTACTTATAATAACCACGGAAGTGGtgataatattcatataatacgTGTAAAAGGGGAAAAGATAAAGTCAAATGAGAAATGCATACTTTGCATTGTGGATACTGCATGCTATGTGAATGAAAGAGAAACAGAAGGATTTGTACATGCTTGTGGTGAACACTATTTAGAGGAAGGGCAAGGTACTGCAGGAAAAGCACTTATGTCCAATCACCCGTATTTTTTCTCTGATGTGAAAGGATTTGATATTAATGACTACCCTTTAGTGCATCATGCTCGAAAATTCCGTTTAAATGGTGCAGTTGCAATCAGGTTAAGGAGCAGTTACACTAGAAATGACGATTACATATTAGAGTTTTTTCTTCCACCTGCCATGACAAGTATAACTGAACAGCAACTCCTGATGAACAATCTAGCAAATACCATGCAGAGCATCTGTAGAAGTTTGAGGAGGGTTTCAGAAACTGAGTTACACCAGGGATTACTTACAAACTCACCAAAGGTGGTCTTGACTGGCACTCAACAGGAACTTATAgatgaccatatatatgctagCCATGAAATTCATACAACAGGGAGTCCTGCTCAACAG GCAACAAGATCTAAGAGAGTGACCGAGAAAAAAAGAAGCAGTTCAGAGAGAAATGTAAGCCTGACAGTCTTGCAACAATACTTCTCTGGAAGTCTGAAAGATGCTGCTAAGTGTATTGGTG TTTGCCCCACTACGTTAAAAAGGATATGCAGACAACATGGAATCTCAAGATGGCCATCCCGAAAGATAAACAAGGTGAATCGTTCTTTGAAAAAAATACAAACCGTGCTCAATTCTGTTGAAGGGGTTGAAGGAGGATTGAAAATTGACCCAAACACAGGGAGCGTGGTGACATCAGGATCTACCTTTGAAAACTTTGGTGCATCTGAAACTTTTCTTTTTCCCGATAAAATTTTTGATCCGAAAAGTTACGAAATGGTTGAAAATATAGTTGTGGTGCCGCCTACATCATCTCTTTCCGACGGAAAGAATAATGTTGTAAAGGTGAAAAATATTGAACAGTGTACAAGTGAGAATCAAATGCGCTCGCCTTGTTTACAAAACTGGAAAAGAGATAATAACTCCGGCATCATGTTTAGTGATTGGCTTGACAACTCCAATATGGCCGAGCCCGATGGAAAGCCAATTAGTCCTAATATGGTGTATGGTGGTGGTTTAGAGAATACTTTGGTGGGATCGTATTTCTCGAAAGAAGACAGTAAAATATGTGGTTTGAATTCTGGGGATATAAAATTAGAGAAATATGATTCTCCAGTGAAGTGTCATAGTTCTAGCTCGATTGCTACTAATGAGATGTATAACAATGCAAGTATCAATAGTAGCAAAGATGATGGGGAGAGGCTTGTTGAATTTAATCAGCCGGCAACTTCAAGCATGACGGAATCATCAAATGCATCAATGACACACGGTAGTTCATCAACTTCTCCAGATTATGGTGAAAGAGAGAGCTCAAAAACTCAAATATGTGAAACAAACTCGAGGATAACGGTTAAGGCAACTTTCAAAGAAGATACAATACGATTTAAATTTGACCCTTATCTAGGGTGCTTTCAACTCTATGAAGAAATTGCAAAGAGGTTTAAAATACCTCCAGGTTCGTTCCAGCTCAAATATATGGATGACGAGAAAGAATGGGTGATTATGGAGAATGAGTCTGACATGTTAGAATGTCTTGAGATACTGAATTTCATGGGAACTCGTAACATAAAGTTTCAAGTTTTTGATGCAGCTTCCATAATGGGGAGTTGTGGCAGTAGTAGTAACTTTGTGATGGGAAGTTTGTAG